In Gordonia phthalatica, one genomic interval encodes:
- a CDS encoding PIG-L family deacetylase has protein sequence MRSVSGTARALFVHAHPDDESLWTGGTMARLARAGAEVSLVTCTWVRGTTRHGELVNAARQLGLAREPIMLGYADSFVPESAPGAASFILAPFDEQVAALVAHIRELKPQIIVTYDAYGMYGHPDHIHANRLACAAADAAAVAAYHPELGEPWQTSSLYFITMPMSTVAELRPFLANASHLPIDGTHADLIDVTVGVDDCIGCKIRAIVCHETEMARSASMQDFAALPAEQQRLFLRTEAYLRRDLVPGGAELV, from the coding sequence GTGAGGAGCGTGTCTGGCACCGCACGTGCGCTCTTCGTTCACGCCCATCCCGACGATGAATCGTTGTGGACCGGCGGCACCATGGCACGCCTGGCGCGGGCCGGCGCCGAGGTGTCCCTCGTCACCTGCACCTGGGTTCGCGGCACCACCCGCCACGGCGAACTGGTCAACGCTGCCCGACAACTGGGCCTCGCCCGCGAGCCGATCATGCTCGGCTACGCCGACAGCTTCGTCCCCGAGTCGGCGCCCGGCGCGGCGTCGTTCATCCTGGCACCGTTCGACGAGCAGGTGGCCGCCCTGGTGGCGCACATCCGTGAACTCAAGCCCCAGATCATCGTCACGTACGACGCCTACGGCATGTACGGCCATCCCGACCACATCCACGCCAACCGCCTCGCCTGCGCCGCGGCCGACGCCGCCGCCGTGGCCGCTTACCACCCGGAGCTCGGCGAGCCGTGGCAGACGTCGTCGCTGTATTTCATCACCATGCCGATGAGCACCGTCGCCGAGTTGCGACCCTTCCTCGCCAACGCCTCGCACCTGCCGATCGACGGCACGCACGCCGACCTGATCGACGTGACCGTCGGCGTCGACGACTGCATCGGATGCAAGATCCGCGCCATCGTCTGTCACGAGACCGAGATGGCACGCAGCGCCTCGATGCAGGACTTCGCCGCGCTCCCCGCCGAGCAGCAGCGGCTGTTCCTCCGCACCGAGGCCTATCTGCGCCGCGACCTGGTTCCGGGCGGCGCGGAACTGGTGTAG
- the recD gene encoding exodeoxyribonuclease V subunit alpha — protein MTATDDRGAQRVARGDDRLTPFNRAGVLNAADVHVARRVAALSGAPVDDDVLLATALAVRAVRTGSTCVELDSIAEIAPVVADAEPLQWPDPTALRDAVASSHLVLGCPSGPLRPLALADSDDGPLLYLRKYFRQEQSIRTILDARAAGRPEVDAQILAAALDTAFGDGDTGGYDRQRAAAALAATSWTTVLAGGPGTGKTYTVARILAVMEALFDGDLRIGLCAPTGRAAAQLQTAIGEYRREHQTLRSEPAAVTVHRLLGSRPDGTFLRGSANRLPFDVVVVDETSMLPVTMMCRLLESLRSDTRLILVGDPHQLVSVEAGAVLADLVDRDPSTGASAELPQAFADVTDLPTADFDVAEQASLARGVITLRRGHRYGDRIGEIAEAVNTGDADRVLELIGHGPDTTHPVRLIDLDDADAVRGEAVGWAGALRSAALAGDARAAVTALRGHRVLCAHRDGPYGVGGWSRTVTGWITDDLGGPPAGVGWYAGEPLLVTANDRAQGVYNGDSGVVIVDPEGDGTSLAAVFERGHEIKKLHPSQLADAVPVYAMTIHRSQGSQFATVTVVLPPPDAELLTRELLYTAITRAEREVTIIGTPDALRAAVARRVARASGLRTNLVEVGPR, from the coding sequence ATGACTGCGACCGACGATCGGGGCGCGCAGCGGGTGGCCCGCGGCGACGACCGGCTGACCCCGTTCAATCGCGCAGGCGTGCTCAACGCCGCCGACGTGCACGTCGCACGACGGGTCGCAGCACTGTCCGGAGCACCCGTCGACGACGACGTCCTGCTCGCCACCGCACTCGCGGTCCGTGCCGTCCGGACGGGATCGACGTGCGTGGAGCTCGACAGCATCGCCGAGATCGCGCCGGTCGTCGCCGACGCCGAACCGCTGCAATGGCCCGACCCGACCGCACTCCGGGACGCCGTCGCGTCGTCGCACCTGGTGCTCGGCTGCCCGTCCGGGCCGTTGCGGCCGCTCGCCCTCGCCGACTCCGACGACGGCCCGCTCCTCTACCTGCGCAAGTACTTCCGGCAGGAGCAGAGCATCAGGACCATCCTCGACGCGCGGGCCGCGGGCCGTCCCGAGGTGGACGCCCAGATCCTCGCGGCCGCACTCGACACCGCCTTCGGGGACGGCGACACCGGTGGCTACGACCGCCAGCGCGCCGCGGCCGCCCTCGCCGCCACCTCGTGGACCACCGTCCTCGCGGGCGGTCCCGGCACCGGAAAGACGTACACCGTCGCCCGCATCCTCGCGGTGATGGAGGCACTCTTCGACGGCGATCTCCGCATCGGGCTGTGCGCACCGACCGGCCGCGCGGCCGCGCAGCTGCAGACGGCGATCGGCGAGTACCGTCGCGAACACCAGACCCTGCGCAGCGAGCCCGCCGCCGTCACCGTCCACCGCCTGCTCGGCTCCCGACCCGACGGAACCTTCCTGCGCGGCTCGGCCAATCGGCTGCCGTTCGACGTCGTCGTCGTCGACGAGACCTCGATGCTGCCGGTGACGATGATGTGCCGACTGCTCGAATCGCTCCGGTCCGACACCCGTCTGATCCTGGTCGGCGACCCACACCAGTTGGTGTCCGTGGAGGCCGGTGCCGTCCTCGCAGACCTCGTTGATCGGGATCCGTCCACCGGGGCGTCCGCCGAACTGCCGCAGGCGTTCGCCGACGTCACGGATCTGCCGACCGCCGACTTCGACGTCGCGGAACAGGCGTCGCTCGCCCGCGGCGTCATCACCCTACGCCGCGGCCATCGCTACGGCGACCGCATCGGCGAGATCGCCGAAGCCGTCAACACCGGTGACGCCGACCGGGTCCTGGAACTGATCGGCCACGGCCCCGACACCACCCATCCGGTCCGCCTGATCGACCTCGACGATGCCGACGCGGTGCGCGGAGAAGCGGTCGGCTGGGCGGGGGCCCTGCGGTCGGCGGCCCTCGCAGGCGACGCCCGCGCCGCGGTCACGGCGCTGCGTGGACACCGAGTGCTGTGCGCCCACCGCGACGGCCCCTACGGGGTCGGCGGCTGGTCCCGGACGGTGACAGGCTGGATCACTGACGACCTGGGCGGCCCGCCCGCCGGCGTCGGCTGGTACGCGGGGGAACCGCTGCTCGTGACCGCCAATGATCGCGCGCAGGGCGTGTACAACGGTGACTCCGGCGTCGTCATCGTCGACCCCGAAGGCGACGGTACGAGTCTCGCCGCAGTCTTCGAACGAGGCCACGAGATCAAGAAGCTGCACCCGAGTCAGTTGGCCGACGCCGTCCCCGTCTACGCGATGACCATTCACCGCAGCCAGGGCAGCCAGTTCGCCACGGTGACGGTCGTCCTGCCGCCGCCCGACGCCGAACTGCTGACCCGAGAACTCCTCTACACCGCGATCACCCGCGCCGAACGCGAGGTCACGATCATCGGGACCCCGGACGCGCTGCGCGCCGCGGTCGCCCGTCGGGTCGCCCGCGCCTCGGGCCTGCGCACGAACCTGGTCGAGGTGGGGCCTCGCTGA
- a CDS encoding class II aldolase/adducin family protein, which produces MPFRPQDLSIDDERLLRKQELAGAFRLFGRLGFAEGVAGHITARDPEFTDTFWVNPFGVSFNQIHVSDLIRVDHEGNVVEGVLPVNRAAFCIHAEVHKARPDTVAAAHSHSVYGKSFSSLGIRLDPITQDACAFYEDHGLYTDYVGVVSDTEEGRRIGVALGDAKAVILQNHGLLTVGQTVPEAAWWFITMERSCQAQLSAMAAGTPKHIDHDTATLVRSQIGHPFAGWFQLRPLWNEIIRSQPDLFD; this is translated from the coding sequence ATGCCCTTCCGCCCGCAGGATCTGTCGATCGACGACGAGCGGCTCCTCCGCAAGCAGGAGCTGGCGGGTGCGTTCCGCCTGTTCGGCAGGCTCGGCTTCGCCGAGGGCGTCGCCGGCCACATCACCGCCCGCGACCCGGAGTTCACCGACACCTTCTGGGTGAACCCGTTCGGCGTCAGCTTCAACCAGATCCACGTCTCCGATCTCATCCGCGTCGACCACGAGGGCAACGTCGTGGAAGGAGTTCTCCCGGTCAACCGCGCCGCGTTCTGTATCCACGCCGAGGTCCACAAGGCACGGCCCGACACCGTCGCCGCCGCCCATTCGCACTCGGTGTACGGCAAGTCGTTCTCGAGCCTCGGCATCCGACTGGATCCGATCACCCAGGACGCGTGCGCGTTCTACGAGGACCACGGTCTGTATACCGACTATGTCGGCGTCGTCAGCGACACCGAGGAGGGCCGTCGGATCGGCGTCGCGCTCGGCGATGCGAAGGCCGTCATCCTGCAGAACCACGGACTCCTGACCGTCGGCCAGACTGTGCCCGAGGCGGCGTGGTGGTTCATCACCATGGAGCGGTCGTGCCAGGCGCAACTGTCGGCGATGGCGGCGGGCACGCCGAAGCACATCGACCACGACACCGCGACGCTGGTCCGCAGCCAGATCGGTCACCCGTTCGCCGGCTGGTTCCAGCTCCGCCCGCTGTGGAACGAGATCATTCGTTCGCAGCCGGACCTGTTCGACTGA
- a CDS encoding nitroreductase family deazaflavin-dependent oxidoreductase, with protein sequence MGLLTPVAVRIGAIEWLPRYLPYIVKIDVLIHFLTRGRYGLLRIAGLPGITMTIPGRKSGKPHSTHVLTAPDGDDWIVAGSFFGGPKTPAWVFNLRAADTMTVAVNGVETPMRPIELTGDDRAAGWQTLLGVWPNFTVYERRTSRTIPVFRLTPVA encoded by the coding sequence GTGGGACTGCTGACTCCGGTCGCGGTGCGTATCGGGGCGATCGAATGGTTGCCCCGATACCTGCCGTACATCGTGAAGATCGACGTGCTGATCCACTTCCTGACTCGTGGACGGTACGGGCTGCTCCGCATCGCGGGGCTGCCGGGGATCACGATGACGATTCCCGGACGCAAGTCGGGGAAGCCGCACAGCACGCACGTGCTGACCGCACCGGACGGTGACGACTGGATCGTCGCCGGGTCGTTCTTCGGCGGGCCCAAGACGCCGGCGTGGGTGTTCAATCTGCGTGCCGCCGACACCATGACCGTCGCGGTGAACGGTGTCGAGACACCGATGCGACCGATCGAGCTGACCGGCGACGACCGCGCCGCCGGCTGGCAGACGCTGCTGGGCGTCTGGCCCAACTTCACCGTCTACGAGCGCCGGACGTCGCGCACGATCCCGGTGTTCAGGCTGACGCCCGTCGCATAG
- the htpG gene encoding molecular chaperone HtpG, with protein MALTSQVFEFQAQARQLLDLMVHSIYSNKDSFLRELISNASDAVDKLRLEGLRDKDLDADISDLHIRLTPDSEARTLTVSDNGIGMTRDEVIELIGTVAKSGTDELRQKLAEKDPADAGDLIGQFGIGFYSVFMVADRVELVTRKAGETVGTRWESTGDGTYTLDEVADAPQGTAITLSLKPVDEDDAVNDYADQNVLRRLVKKYSDFISWPIRMTVVKSVPGEPGEDGETPEPTVEEADETLNSQKALWAKSSSEVSKEEYAEFYRHISHAWDEPLETITLHAEGTFEYQALLFIPTQAPFDLFMRERSTGIHLYVKRVFIMDDAAELMPEYLRFVQGVVDAADLSLNVSREILQQDRQIRAIRRRLVKKVISSVQELQDRRPEDYQTFWANFGRVFKEGLINDHDNAKAILKASVFASTASETEPTTLVDYISRMKADQDVIYYMTGESRTQIERSPHLEAFRAKGIEVLLLSDPVDEVWVSSGLDFEDKQLVSIAKGVVDLDGDDADVDEEAKTKQQEQFAPLLTWMGETLTDEVTEVRLSSRLTESAACLVGDAFSMTPQLEKLYRASGQPVPHSKRILELNPDNALVTALVGKFDAESDDHADLESTAKLVYASAVLAEGGDLEDPAEVAKLLADALTKNLG; from the coding sequence ATTGCGTTGACCTCGCAGGTATTTGAGTTCCAGGCACAGGCACGTCAGCTGCTGGATCTGATGGTTCACTCCATCTACTCGAACAAGGACAGCTTTCTCCGGGAGCTGATCTCGAACGCGTCGGACGCCGTCGACAAACTCCGTCTGGAAGGTCTCCGGGACAAGGACCTCGACGCCGACATCTCCGACCTCCACATCCGGCTGACGCCGGACTCCGAGGCCCGGACCCTGACCGTCTCCGACAACGGCATCGGCATGACCCGCGACGAGGTGATCGAGCTGATCGGCACCGTCGCGAAGTCCGGCACCGACGAGCTCCGACAGAAGCTCGCCGAGAAGGATCCTGCGGACGCGGGCGACCTGATCGGCCAGTTCGGCATCGGCTTCTACTCGGTGTTCATGGTCGCCGACAGGGTGGAGCTGGTGACCCGTAAGGCGGGGGAGACCGTCGGCACCCGCTGGGAGTCGACCGGCGACGGCACGTACACCCTCGACGAGGTGGCCGACGCCCCGCAGGGCACCGCGATCACGCTGTCGCTGAAGCCGGTGGACGAGGACGACGCCGTCAACGACTACGCCGACCAGAACGTGCTGCGTCGGCTGGTGAAGAAGTACTCGGACTTCATCTCTTGGCCCATCCGGATGACCGTCGTCAAGAGTGTCCCGGGTGAGCCGGGCGAGGACGGCGAGACCCCCGAGCCGACCGTCGAGGAGGCCGACGAGACGCTCAACTCGCAGAAGGCGCTGTGGGCCAAGTCGTCGTCGGAGGTCTCCAAGGAGGAGTACGCCGAGTTCTACCGGCACATCTCCCACGCCTGGGACGAGCCGCTCGAGACCATCACCCTGCACGCCGAGGGCACCTTCGAGTACCAGGCGCTGCTGTTCATCCCTACGCAGGCGCCGTTCGACCTGTTCATGCGGGAACGCAGCACCGGCATCCACCTGTACGTGAAGCGCGTCTTCATCATGGACGACGCCGCCGAGCTCATGCCCGAGTACCTGCGCTTCGTCCAGGGCGTCGTCGACGCGGCCGATCTGTCGCTGAACGTCTCCCGCGAGATCCTGCAGCAGGACCGCCAGATCCGCGCCATCCGCCGTCGCCTCGTCAAGAAGGTCATCTCGTCGGTGCAGGAACTGCAGGACCGGCGTCCCGAGGACTACCAGACCTTCTGGGCCAACTTCGGCCGCGTGTTCAAGGAAGGCCTGATCAACGATCACGACAACGCCAAGGCCATCCTGAAGGCGTCGGTGTTCGCGTCGACAGCCAGCGAGACCGAGCCCACCACGCTCGTCGACTACATCTCGCGGATGAAGGCCGACCAGGACGTCATCTACTACATGACGGGCGAGTCGCGGACGCAGATCGAGCGGTCGCCGCACCTGGAGGCGTTCCGCGCCAAGGGCATCGAGGTCCTGCTGCTGTCGGACCCGGTCGACGAGGTGTGGGTCTCGTCGGGGCTCGACTTCGAGGACAAGCAGCTGGTGTCGATCGCCAAGGGCGTCGTCGACCTCGACGGCGACGATGCCGACGTCGACGAGGAGGCCAAGACCAAGCAGCAGGAGCAGTTCGCGCCGCTGCTGACCTGGATGGGCGAGACGCTGACCGACGAGGTCACCGAGGTCCGCCTCAGCTCGCGCCTGACCGAGTCGGCTGCCTGCCTGGTGGGCGACGCGTTCTCGATGACGCCGCAGCTGGAGAAGCTGTACCGCGCCTCCGGTCAGCCGGTGCCGCACTCCAAGCGGATCCTGGAGCTGAACCCCGACAACGCGCTGGTCACCGCACTGGTCGGCAAGTTCGACGCGGAGAGCGACGATCACGCCGACCTGGAGTCCACCGCCAAGCTGGTCTACGCCTCCGCGGTCCTCGCCGAGGGCGGCGATTTGGAGGATCCGGCCGAGGTCGCGAAGCTGCTCGCCGATGCCCTGACCAAGAATCTCGGCTGA
- a CDS encoding alpha/beta hydrolase: MTDDAPTHPETARDDDARSAGSLDRLRNLVSAYCGRLSYAGLVLGTVMLWLAATPSLLPRGPLFQGLVSAATAALGYALGAFGTWLARYLVSRKERWRTPGRPWWIGLGIVFVIGTAVMLYWYHRWQDELRDLMGVDRLDGSAYPIIIAVAVVVFAILVGVGQAWGALVRMLARKLSRRVPPRIAGLVAATVVVVVSVLILNGVVADYGMRALNNTFAAANDETNPDSAPPTSVLRSGGSESLVSWASLGRLGRTFVSVGPSVSDLETFNGVPAKEPIRVYAGLKSADTIQQSAELAARELVRTGGLQRKVIGIAGSTGTGWVNQANLDSLEYMYNGDTAMVSMQYSMLPSWLSFLVDQERARTAGRALFEAVDRMVRKIPEAQRPKIVVFGESLGSFGAEAPFGSVATMSARTDGALLTGPTFSNQMWADTTGGRDSGSPEVLPIFEDGDQVRFINTAKDLDRPAGRPWDRGRVVYLQHASDPITWWNPELILNKPDWLREGRGADVLDSVRWIPFVTFLQVAADMAVSVDVPDGHGHNYLREIPQAWAQILTPEGWTAEKTAQLLPLLRRD; encoded by the coding sequence ATGACTGACGACGCGCCGACCCACCCCGAGACAGCTCGGGACGACGACGCGCGCAGCGCCGGATCGCTCGACCGCCTGCGGAACCTGGTCTCGGCGTACTGCGGACGACTCTCGTACGCGGGTCTGGTGCTCGGCACCGTCATGCTGTGGTTGGCGGCGACGCCGTCGCTACTCCCCCGCGGTCCGCTGTTCCAGGGTCTGGTCAGTGCCGCGACCGCCGCGCTCGGCTATGCCCTCGGCGCGTTCGGGACGTGGCTCGCCCGGTACCTCGTCTCTCGGAAGGAACGGTGGCGCACCCCGGGTCGTCCGTGGTGGATCGGCCTCGGGATCGTCTTCGTGATCGGTACCGCGGTGATGCTGTACTGGTATCACCGCTGGCAGGACGAACTGCGCGACTTGATGGGCGTCGACCGGCTCGACGGTTCCGCGTACCCGATCATCATCGCGGTGGCGGTGGTCGTCTTCGCGATCCTGGTCGGGGTCGGACAGGCGTGGGGTGCCCTGGTGCGAATGCTGGCCCGGAAGCTGAGTCGGCGCGTTCCGCCGCGGATCGCCGGCCTCGTCGCCGCGACCGTCGTCGTGGTGGTCAGCGTGTTGATCCTCAACGGTGTCGTCGCCGACTATGGGATGCGGGCCCTGAACAACACGTTCGCCGCGGCGAATGACGAGACGAACCCGGACAGCGCACCGCCGACATCGGTGCTCCGCTCCGGCGGGTCCGAGTCGCTGGTCAGCTGGGCGAGCCTCGGCAGGCTGGGACGCACGTTCGTGTCCGTCGGGCCGTCGGTCAGCGATCTGGAGACGTTCAACGGTGTGCCTGCGAAGGAACCGATCCGCGTCTACGCCGGCCTGAAGTCGGCCGACACGATCCAGCAGAGCGCCGAGCTCGCCGCGCGCGAACTGGTCCGGACCGGCGGTCTGCAGCGCAAGGTGATCGGCATCGCCGGGTCCACCGGGACCGGGTGGGTCAATCAGGCCAACCTCGACTCCCTCGAATACATGTACAACGGCGACACCGCGATGGTGTCGATGCAGTACTCGATGCTGCCGAGTTGGCTGTCGTTCCTGGTGGACCAGGAACGCGCCCGGACCGCCGGTCGCGCCCTGTTCGAGGCGGTCGACCGGATGGTCCGCAAGATCCCCGAAGCCCAGCGCCCCAAGATCGTCGTGTTCGGCGAGAGCCTCGGGTCGTTCGGTGCCGAGGCCCCGTTCGGTTCCGTCGCGACGATGAGCGCCCGCACCGACGGCGCCCTCCTCACCGGTCCCACGTTCAGCAATCAGATGTGGGCCGACACCACCGGCGGTCGCGACAGCGGCTCTCCCGAGGTCCTGCCGATCTTCGAGGACGGCGATCAGGTCCGGTTCATCAACACCGCGAAGGATCTCGACCGCCCTGCGGGTAGACCGTGGGATCGCGGCCGCGTCGTCTATCTGCAGCACGCGTCGGATCCGATCACGTGGTGGAACCCCGAGTTGATCCTGAACAAGCCCGACTGGCTGCGCGAGGGCCGCGGCGCGGACGTGCTGGACTCGGTCCGTTGGATCCCGTTCGTCACCTTCCTCCAGGTGGCGGCCGACATGGCGGTCTCGGTCGACGTCCCCGACGGCCACGGGCACAACTACCTGCGCGAGATTCCGCAGGCGTGGGCGCAGATACTCACCCCGGAGGGATGGACCGCGGAGAAGACCGCGCAGCTCCTCCCCCTCCTGCGCCGCGACTGA
- a CDS encoding crotonase/enoyl-CoA hydratase family protein encodes MTGADAPAYRTHPYKAFTVTVADHVAEVTLIGPSKGNAQGPDFWSESAPLFNALDADPDVRAVVLTGSGKNFSFGLDLPAMMGDFGKVLAPDAKAGPRTEFHSMIKSMQGAVNAVADCRKPVVAAISGWCIGGAVDLISAADIRVASADAKFSVREVKVAIVADMGSLARLPLIIGEGHTRELALTGKDIDAARAEKIGLVSDVYDDKDAALEAAHAIAAEIAGNAPLVVQGFKDVLDHSRSARVDDSLRYVAAWNAAFLPSNDLTEAITAVFEKRPPNFKGQ; translated from the coding sequence GTGACCGGCGCAGACGCTCCCGCGTACCGCACCCACCCGTACAAGGCGTTCACCGTGACGGTGGCCGACCACGTCGCCGAGGTGACCCTCATCGGCCCGAGCAAGGGCAACGCCCAGGGACCCGACTTCTGGAGCGAGTCGGCACCGCTGTTCAACGCCCTCGACGCCGACCCCGACGTCCGCGCCGTGGTGCTGACCGGTTCCGGCAAGAACTTCTCCTTCGGCCTCGACCTCCCCGCGATGATGGGCGACTTCGGCAAGGTCCTGGCGCCCGACGCGAAGGCGGGCCCGCGCACCGAGTTCCACAGCATGATCAAGAGCATGCAGGGTGCCGTCAACGCGGTCGCCGACTGCCGCAAGCCCGTCGTCGCCGCGATCTCCGGCTGGTGCATCGGCGGCGCCGTCGACCTCATCAGCGCCGCGGACATCCGTGTCGCCAGCGCCGACGCCAAGTTCAGCGTCCGCGAGGTGAAGGTCGCGATCGTCGCCGACATGGGCTCGCTCGCCCGCCTGCCGCTCATCATCGGTGAGGGCCACACCCGCGAGCTCGCCCTGACCGGCAAGGACATCGACGCCGCCCGCGCCGAGAAGATCGGCCTCGTCAGCGACGTCTACGACGACAAGGACGCCGCCCTCGAAGCAGCGCACGCCATCGCCGCCGAGATCGCGGGCAACGCACCTCTCGTCGTGCAGGGCTTCAAGGACGTGCTGGACCACAGCCGCAGCGCGCGGGTCGACGACAGCCTGCGCTACGTCGCCGCCTGGAACGCCGCGTTCCTGCCCAGCAACGACCTCACCGAGGCCATCACGGCGGTCTTCGAGAAGCGCCCGCCGAACTTCAAGGGACAGTAG